In Dendropsophus ebraccatus isolate aDenEbr1 chromosome 14, aDenEbr1.pat, whole genome shotgun sequence, the following proteins share a genomic window:
- the SCO1 gene encoding protein SCO1 homolog, mitochondrial isoform X2: MAGMKYVKKEKEEKIEKEKTRSLGKPLLGGPFSLIDHNGLPKTDQHFLGQWVLLYFGFTHCPDICPEEIEKMIQVVEQIGALKEVPDLVPVFITVDPERDDKDAVAKYIKEFSPKLVGLTGTSKQIEEVAKAYRVYFSPGPKDDDSDYIVDHTIVMYLVGPDGSFVDYYGQNKTSSEITASIALHMKRFLQGT; this comes from the exons ATGGCGGGCATGAAATATGTAAAGAAGGAAAAAGAGGAAA AGATTGAGAAGGAGAAGACCCGATCACTGGGGAAGCCATTACTGGGCGGACCCTTCTCCTTAATTGATCACAATGGGCTCCCCAAGACGGATCAGCATTTCCTAGGCCAGTGGGTCCTGCTGTACTTCGGTTTCACCCACTGCCCCGACATCTGCCCTGAAGAGATCGAGAAGATGATACAAGTTGTGGAGCAGATCG GTGCCCTTAAGGAAGTTCCCGACCTCGTTCCTGTGTTCATCACCGTGGACCCTGAGCGGGATGATAAAGATGCAGTCGCCAAGTATATTAAAG AATTTTCCCCCAAACTGGTGGGTCTGACCGGCACCTCAAAGCAGATCGAGGAAGTGGCTAAGGCTTACAGGGTGTACTTCAGCCCCGGACCCAAGGATGATGACAGCGACTACATA gtgGACCATACCATTGTCATGTACCTGGTGGGACCAGACGGCAGTTTTGTAGACTATTATGGGCAGAATAAGACGAGTTCAGAAATCACAGCATCTATAGCTCTTCATATGAAGCGGTTCCTGCAGGGAACATAG
- the SCO1 gene encoding protein SCO1 homolog, mitochondrial isoform X1 yields the protein MAARCVTLCLRVIPRGIYRRTTNYCGVLEVPGDTWRGTLFSGRFLSSLPPPPPGYRQKASKPGPVSWKSLAVTVAVGGALMAGMKYVKKEKEEKIEKEKTRSLGKPLLGGPFSLIDHNGLPKTDQHFLGQWVLLYFGFTHCPDICPEEIEKMIQVVEQIGALKEVPDLVPVFITVDPERDDKDAVAKYIKEFSPKLVGLTGTSKQIEEVAKAYRVYFSPGPKDDDSDYIVDHTIVMYLVGPDGSFVDYYGQNKTSSEITASIALHMKRFLQGT from the exons ATGGCCGCGCGGTGTGTCACGCTCTGTCTCCGGGTGATCCCGAGAGGAATATACCGGAGGACTACAAATTACTGTGGG GTTCTTGAGGTTCCGGGTGACACATGGCGCGGCACTCTGTTTTCCGGTCGGTTCCTGAGCTCCCTTCCCCCGCCCCCACCAGGATACAGGCAGAAGGCGTCTAAGCCAGGG CCGGTGTCCTGGAAGTCTTTGGCGGTCACTGTGGCGGTGGGCGGAGCTCTGATGGCGGGCATGAAATATGTAAAGAAGGAAAAAGAGGAAA AGATTGAGAAGGAGAAGACCCGATCACTGGGGAAGCCATTACTGGGCGGACCCTTCTCCTTAATTGATCACAATGGGCTCCCCAAGACGGATCAGCATTTCCTAGGCCAGTGGGTCCTGCTGTACTTCGGTTTCACCCACTGCCCCGACATCTGCCCTGAAGAGATCGAGAAGATGATACAAGTTGTGGAGCAGATCG GTGCCCTTAAGGAAGTTCCCGACCTCGTTCCTGTGTTCATCACCGTGGACCCTGAGCGGGATGATAAAGATGCAGTCGCCAAGTATATTAAAG AATTTTCCCCCAAACTGGTGGGTCTGACCGGCACCTCAAAGCAGATCGAGGAAGTGGCTAAGGCTTACAGGGTGTACTTCAGCCCCGGACCCAAGGATGATGACAGCGACTACATA gtgGACCATACCATTGTCATGTACCTGGTGGGACCAGACGGCAGTTTTGTAGACTATTATGGGCAGAATAAGACGAGTTCAGAAATCACAGCATCTATAGCTCTTCATATGAAGCGGTTCCTGCAGGGAACATAG